Part of the Pedobacter sp. MC2016-14 genome is shown below.
ATGATGAGATAGAGGAGCGAAAACAGTTCTTTTATCCGCCTTTTACGAGGTTAATTTTTATAAATATTAAACATAAGGATGCAGATGCGCTCAATTTGGCTGCTTTAAATTTTGCCGGAGTACTTAGGACGCAGCTTGGTGGGCGCATATTGGGACCGGAACAGCCGCTGATCTCCAGGATCCGTAATTATTACATTAAACAAATTATCATAAAAGCAGACAGGCAAACAAACATTCCTAAGCTTAAAAACTTTTTGAAAGAGAGCATCACTGCATTTAATGCTGAGAAAATTGCCAAGGGCATTATCCTGCAAATAGATGTTGATCCATATTAGTTTTGGTTTGCCTTGACATTGTGTTGTTTAGAAATTCAGGACAATATTTAAGTAAAATTCATACCTCCGTTTGATTTCAAAGCGCTATTTTTGAAGTTCGATGGCATACAAATTTGTAGACAATTACCGGGAAAGAGGCGCAAGAAAAAAATTGGTAGAACACCTTAAATCAAGGGGTATAGCAGATTTGAAGGTATTAAATGCCATAGGGAAAATTCCCCGGCACTTCTTTTTTGATGAGACATTCTGGAACCAGGCCTATAAGGATATTGCTTTTCCAATTGGTGGAGGACAAACGATCTCTCAACCTTATACTGTAGCCTATCAGACCGAAGTGTTACATATTAAAAAAGGCGATAAAGTATTAGAAATTGGTACTGGCTCAGGATATCAAACTTGTGTTTTGATGGAGTTGGGCGCAAATGTTTTTACAATTGAACGCCAGGAGAGCATTTACCAGCGTACCATTAAAGTTTTACCGGGAATGGGGTATCATGCCAAATTCTTTTTTGGAGATGGTTCTTTAGGGATTTCTGTACACGCCCCATACGATAAAATTATTGTAACAGCAGGTGCCCCTTTTGTACCGGAAGTTTTACTTAAGCAGCTTAAAATTGGTGGCATACTCGTAATCCCGGTAGGTAATGAGCATGCCCAGGTTATGGTAACCGTAATTAGAGTGAGTGAAACTGATTATGAGAAAATAGAACTGGATACCTTTAGATTTGTCCCTTTGGTAGGAGACCAGGCCTGGTAATTAAACTTTCATTGCACGATTCATCTCACGTTTTGATTCACGATCTTTGATGCTGTCTCGTTTGTCAAATTCTTTTTTTCCTTGCGCCAACGCAATTTCTATTTTTGCAAATCCCCTGTCATTGGTGAAAATTCGTAAAGGAACAATTGTATAGCCTTTTTCTTCGCCCTTAACCCTTAGTTTTTTTAATTCCTTTTTTTGTAAAAGCAAAGCCCTGTCTCTTTTTATATCATGGTGATGAAAAGAACTGTGGCTATATTCAGAGATATGAAGGTTTCTTACATACAAAATGTTGCCAACAAACATGCAAAAAGCGTCAGACATGTTCGCTTTTCCTTGTCTGATAGCTTTGATTTCTGTACCCAAAAGTGCCAGTCCGGCCTCATATTTCTCAATAATGTGGTAGTCAAAATAAGCCCTTTTGTTTTTTATTTGTATATCGTTCTTCATTAAGAGTTAGGTGTTGAATTTATTAGAGCCCGCAAATATCCGCATTTTATTTAACTATAAATATTGGAATTGATACTTTATGCCTCACCGAGTCAACAGTGGTGCCAAAAATAAGATCTTTAATTCCTTTATGTCCATGAGCCCCCATTACCAGTAGTTCGAGTTTATTTTTTTTACTAATCTCTGCAATTGATTTTGCAGTGCTGCCAAATCCAATATAAGGGTGAGCAGTGTAGCCAAGTTTTGCAAGATTATCGCAATACTTTTGGAGGTTATCTGCGTCACTTTGTGTTTCATGATCTAATGCAAGCTGTCCATGATATCGTGCTACAGCTGTTTCAACAATATGGATTAAATCGTAGGTGGCATCCTTTCCTCCCTGTAGTAAAGCATGTTGAATAGTGTTGCGGTCTTGTTTCGAGAAATCTACAGTAATACCAATCCTTTTATAGGTAATTTTTTCGATGTCATTAATGTTTAACGCATGCCCATGGGGGATATTTACCTGCTTGTCTTTCCTGGATTTGAATAGCGGATAAATAAATATGTAAAGTAGCAAAAAGCCAATGGCAGCCGCAAAGAGCAGGATTAAACCGTAGATGAACGAACCGTTAATATCATTGGCCCATCCTGAAATTTCTTCTATTACAAGCTTTACATTTAAGATTACAATCACCAATGCACTTAACCAGGCCAGAATTTTAACCCAGGTTTTAATAGCAAATTCTTTCATCTCTTTTTTACTTGAGGTGAAATGTATAAGTGGGATCACTGCAAAACCCAATTGTAAGCTCAACACCACCTGACTCAAAATAAGCAGACCACTTAACGCGTCTTCTCCAAACCATAAAATGGTGAAAAAAGCAGGTGCAATAGCTAGTATCCTGGTAATTAGACGGCGTAGCCAGGGTTCAATACGCAGATTTAAGTGTCCTTCCATAATAATTTGACCAGCAAGCGTTCCGGTAACGGTAGAACTTTGTCCGGCAGCAATTAAGGCAATGGCAAAAAGACTGGGTGCAACACCACCAAATATATTTTCCAATAAGCGGTGGGCATCTTTAATTTCAGCAACTTCATGAAGGCCATTTTTGTAAAAGGCAGCAGCAGCAAGTATCAAAATGGCAGCATTCACAAAAAAAGCAAGGTTAAGTGCTACTGCGGTATCAATGAAATTGAATTTGATAGCCTCTCTAATACCGTTGCTGTCTCTCTCAAATTTTCTGGTCTGCACAAGTGAAGAATGAAGGTAAAGGTTGTGGGGCATCACGGTGGCACCAATAATTCCTATGGCTATGTACAATGCCTGTCCCGATAGTAAACTCGGTTTAAAACCACTGGCTATTTCTGTGAAAGAGGGCTCAACGATAAACATCTCTACCAGAAAGGAAATTCCAACAATGAAAACCATGGATACAATAAATGCTTCCATTTTTCGCATGCCTTTATTCATTAAGAATAGGAGTAAGAAAGTATCAAATATAGTGAGACTTATTCCCCATATAAGGGGCAACTTAAATAATAGCTGTAGTCCTATTGCCATTCCAATAATCTCAGCGAGGTCACAGGCTACTATAGCAGTTTGTGCCAGAATAAATAAGGGAATGTTTACCCATTTTGGATAACTATTTCTGGAAGCTTGTGCTAAATCTAATCCTCTTACTATGCCTAGTCGTGCACTAAGCGATTGTAGTAATAATGCAATTAAGTTAGACATCAGTAAGACCCAGATAAGTTGGTAGCCAAATTTGCTTCCACCAGCAAGATCTGTGGCCCAGTTTCCCGGATCCATATAGCCTACACTAACTAAATAAGCCGGGCCTATAAAAGACAGGATCCTTTTCCAACCAGTGCGTTTGTTAGTGTCAATGCTTTGATGAACCTCACTTAATGATTCTGCGTCTCTTTTCATACTATAGTTTGATCAATATATTTTTTGCAACCTCTCTGCTAATGTTCAATTTCTTGTCGCTAACAAGCAGTTCTACCGAACCATCAAAATCAGTAAGGTCATTAATTGTGATGTCTGTGCCAAGTGTAAGGCCTATTTTTTCAAGATGTTTTAAAAAAGGGGAGGAATGCTCCATAACACCTACAATCATTCCTTTGTCTCCTGGTTGCAACTTATTCAGTTTAATGAGTGATATGTCTTCAAATTTTCCGTTCTTGTCTGGTATGGGGTCTCCATGTGGGTCTTGCCTGGGGAAGTTCAGGTGCTGATCTAAACGATCTATTAATATGTCTGAATTAACATGCTCCAGTTGCTCGGCTATATCATGCACTTCGTCCCATTTAAAGTTCAGTTTGTTTACCAAAAATACTTCCCACAACCTATGCTTTCGGATCACATTAATAGCAGCTTTTTTACCCAGATCTGTTAACGTTACACCCTGATAACGGGTATAGTTGACCATTTGCTTTTCCGCTAAACGTTTAATCATATCCGTTACAGAAGCAGGTTTTGTATGCATGCCATCAGCAATTGCATTAGTTTGCACTGCAACAGCGGAATCTACCGATAGGTGGTATATTGCTTTGAGGTAGTTCTCTTCTGTAAATGAGTTGCTTTTCATCTAACTAACATTATATTTAGACAAATCTAAATATAATTTAGGCAAATAAATGTAATAAATCGTGTGTAATTTTAGAATAATATTTTGTAAAGCTTCTTTTATGTTTTACATTTGATCACAAATAAATAAAAATGGCTGCTGATTTAGATAAAATTGATTTTAAAATACTTAAACTCTTGCAAGAAAACGGAAGGATAACCAATTTGTTATTAAGCCAGGAAATTGGCCTTTCTCCAGCTCCTACGCTTGAGCGTGTGCGTAAGCTGGAAATGTCTGGATACATTAAAAGTTATCATGCATTGGTTGATGAGGAGAAGTTAGGTTTAGGTATCAAGACTTTTATTCAAGTACAGTTAGATTTTCACAAGAACAATACGATACAAATTTTTCTTGATGAAGTTAATGTGATTAATGAGGTTACTGAATGCCATCATGTAACTGGCCAGGCAGATTTTCTATTGAAAGTATATGTAAATGATATCAAATCCTATGAGCGCCTGATCATGGACAAAATCAGTAAAATTTCGGTTGTAAAGACATTTCAGACCATGATGATTATGTCAACTACCAAAAAAGAGCCAATTGTGCCCCTGGAATATTAATCAATTTGCCAATCTATTGGAGTAATTCCCTGGGCCGTTAACTTCTGATTAGCTGTAGAAAAGTGTTTGCTGCCAAAAAATCCATTATATGCAGAAAATGGAGAGGGATGCGCTGCTTTTAGAATGGTGTGTTTAGTAGCGTCTATTAAAGCAGTTTTGTTCTGTGCGTACTTTCCCCATAATAAAAAGACCAGGCCAGTTTTTCTGGCAGATAATTCTGCAATTACCCTATCCGTGAAAATTTCCCAACCTTTTCCCTGGTGAGAACCTGCCTCATGTGCCCGGACCGTTAGTGTTGCATTGAGTAACAGCACACCTTCATCTGCCCATTTGGTAAGATTACCATGTACAGGAATTTTAAATCCCGGGATATCAGTTTCAAGTTCTTTATAAATGTTTTTTAGTGATGGGGGTGTAGTAATGCCTTTTTGTACTGAAAACGAAAGCCCATGCGCCTGACCATTTCCATGATAGGGGTCTTGACCAAGGATAATAACCTTAACGTTATCAAAAGGGGTATGGTTAAAAGCATTAAAAATGTCTGGGCCTTTTGGGAATACAGTGTAACCTTTTTGTTTTTCTTCAAGCAAGAAAGACTTTAAAGATTTCATGTATTCCTTTTCAAATTCGTTCCCTAAAATAGTTAACCAACCCGGTTCAAGTGCTGCTGACATTTATCGTTTTTTTTGTGAAATTATAATTTTAAATCTGATTTTAGGTATATAAACACGATATTTGCAGAAAAAAAAGATATGCCAAACGTAGTTCGTCTTATTATAGCTTTCACAATTTTTGGGGCTTCTGTTGCTTTAATGATTTTTGGTTTTTGGGGTTGGGGTATTTTAGCCTTGTTTATCAGTATTTTAGTTGGAGTAACCTATTTTTTTAATGAGAATATGTTACTTGCGCAGTGGTATTTGCGTAAAGACAATATGCCAAAGGCAGAACAATTTCTGAAAAGAATCACCAATTATGAGAAACAACTGATTAGCTTTCAGCAGGGGTACTACAATCTTTTAATTGGGTTAATTGAATCCAGGAAAGCACCAATGCAATCAGAAAAGTACTTTAAAAAAGCACTATCATTGGGCTTGCATATGGATCATAATATTGCAATGGCTAAACTTAGTCTTGCGGGCATCGCTATGGGAAAACGAAATAAACGAGAAGCTCAAATGTATCTTACGGAGGCCAAGAAAGCAGATAAGAATAAACTGCTAGCCGATCAGATTAAACAAATGAAAGATCAACTGGGGATGTTGGATAAACAACAACAGGTAAGATACAGGTAAAGTAGAGTTAAGATATTAAATAGTGAAAGCCCCAGACAAGGGGCTTTTTTATTTATCACTTAATCTGTCAAAATTATCTTCATTTACTGAATCTGCTTTTCTGCTGATGATGTCATCCTCGTAAGAATCTTTGGATTTGCTGAAAAATAATTGTTCTGATTGAATTCGTTTGATTAGCTGTCTGATTAAGGAAAGGTCAAATGCGTCTTTACTCAATTTTATGCAGTATTCGTTCTCTGTAATTTCAATGCTGGAGATATTCATAACTTGTAATTTTAGTACAGGCTAAAAATAACAAAGGCTTACTACATTAAGTTACAGTAAGCCTTTAAGTTTATGTTATTAGTTTGTTAAGAAAACCAGGACATTACATCTTCCTTAGCAGGCATAACTATATCTAATTTCATTTTTTTTCTCATTCCACCGAGGTCGTTAAATACCTTGTTTGGATTTGCAGCTTTAAGCTCTTCAATGGTATTGATACCCATTTTACGAACTACCTGTACCCACTCTTCAGGAACACCAGAATCAATGAAATCCTGATCGGTAGTTATTTTAGCTTTTTTCTCAGGACGCATTTGAGGAAAAAATAATACTTCCTGTATAGTAGACTGATTAGTCATTAACATCACCAAACGATCAATACCAATTCCTAAACCGGAAGTAGGTGGCATTCCATATTCTAATGCACGGATAAAATCATCATCCATTGCCATGGCTTCATCATCACCACGTGCAGCAAGTTTTAGCTGGTCTTCAAAACGTTCTTTTTGATCAATCGGATCATTTAGTTCAGAATAAGCATTTCCAATTTCCTTGCCCAGTACAAATAGTTCAAATCTTTCTACTAAACCATCTTTACTACGGTGCTTTTTAGCAAGTGGTGTCATTTCCAATGGATAATCTGTAATGTAGGTTGGCTGAATTAAATTGGCTTCTACCTTTTCACTGAATAACTCATCAATTAGTTTACCGCGGCCCATTGAATTGTCTATTTCTATTCCAAGGGTTTTACAAGTTTCACTAATTTGATCTTCAGTCATTTCGGAGACATCAATGCCCGTGTATTTGTGAATAGACTCATACATTGTCAATTTTTCATATGGACCTTCAAAGTTAATCTCATGATCGGCTACTTTAACAATGGGAGAACCATGAATAGCTACTGCAATTTTTTCAAGACATTCTTCCACCATTCCCATCATCCAGATGTAGTCTTTATAGGCTACATAGATTTCCATAGAAGTAAATTCCGGGTTGTGAGTGCGGTCCATTCCTTCATTTCTGAACATTTTTCCGAATTCATAAACACCGTCAAATCCAGCAACAATCAATCGTTTAAGATATAATTCATTCGCTATACGAAGGTATAGCGGCATGTCAAGCGTATTGTGATGTGTAGCAAAAGGTCGTGCAGCCGCACCTCCATGAATAGGTTGTAAAATGGGTGTTTCCACCTCCATCCATCCCTGGCTGTCAAAGTAATTTCTCATCGTGTTAATTACTTTAGACCTGATGATGAAGATTTGTTTAAAATCAGGATTCACCGTTAAATCTACGTAACGTTGTCTATAACGCAACTCAGGATTTGTAAATCCATCATATACGTTTCCATCATCATCACGTTTTACAATAGGTAGGGGGCGTAAAGATTTAGAGAGTACTTTAAACTCAGTTACGTGAATTGAAATCTCACCAGTTTGAGTCGTGAACACGAATCCTTGAATACCAATAAAATCACCTATATCCAGTAATTTTTTAAAAACCGTATTGTATAGAGTCTTGTCTTCATTAGGACAAAGCTCATCTCTTTTTAAATATACCTGTATTCTGCCTGTCGAGTCCTGAAGTTCTGCAAAAGATGCAGCTCCCATAATATTGCGTCCCATGATACGACCGGCTATGCTTACAGTTTTATAAGCAGTCTTCTCTTTTTCGTAGTTGGCTAAAATATCTGCAGCAGTAGTATTTATCTCAAAAGTTTCTGCAGGGTAAGGGTTGATGCCAAGTTCGCGTAATTGATTTAAGGAATTGCGGCGTAATAATTCTTGTTCTGATAGTGATGTACTCATATGTGTTGGATATACGCATTTACACGTATATATGATTTGTTCAAATTAATTAGGCAAAAGTAAGATTTTTAATCTGCTTCAACAGATTCCTGATACATCTCATTGATGACCTCAGCATATTTTTTCTCTATTACTTTTCTTTTTGCTTTCATGGTAGGTGTAAGTTCTCCTTCGTCCATACTAAAAGGATTTCTTTTAATTTTGAAATTCTTTATGCGCTCAAATTTTGAAAGTTCAGTA
Proteins encoded:
- a CDS encoding protein-L-isoaspartate(D-aspartate) O-methyltransferase, whose product is MAYKFVDNYRERGARKKLVEHLKSRGIADLKVLNAIGKIPRHFFFDETFWNQAYKDIAFPIGGGQTISQPYTVAYQTEVLHIKKGDKVLEIGTGSGYQTCVLMELGANVFTIERQESIYQRTIKVLPGMGYHAKFFFGDGSLGISVHAPYDKIIVTAGAPFVPEVLLKQLKIGGILVIPVGNEHAQVMVTVIRVSETDYEKIELDTFRFVPLVGDQAW
- the smpB gene encoding SsrA-binding protein SmpB, which produces MKNDIQIKNKRAYFDYHIIEKYEAGLALLGTEIKAIRQGKANMSDAFCMFVGNILYVRNLHISEYSHSSFHHHDIKRDRALLLQKKELKKLRVKGEEKGYTIVPLRIFTNDRGFAKIEIALAQGKKEFDKRDSIKDRESKREMNRAMKV
- a CDS encoding Nramp family divalent metal transporter — protein: MKRDAESLSEVHQSIDTNKRTGWKRILSFIGPAYLVSVGYMDPGNWATDLAGGSKFGYQLIWVLLMSNLIALLLQSLSARLGIVRGLDLAQASRNSYPKWVNIPLFILAQTAIVACDLAEIIGMAIGLQLLFKLPLIWGISLTIFDTFLLLFLMNKGMRKMEAFIVSMVFIVGISFLVEMFIVEPSFTEIASGFKPSLLSGQALYIAIGIIGATVMPHNLYLHSSLVQTRKFERDSNGIREAIKFNFIDTAVALNLAFFVNAAILILAAAAFYKNGLHEVAEIKDAHRLLENIFGGVAPSLFAIALIAAGQSSTVTGTLAGQIIMEGHLNLRIEPWLRRLITRILAIAPAFFTILWFGEDALSGLLILSQVVLSLQLGFAVIPLIHFTSSKKEMKEFAIKTWVKILAWLSALVIVILNVKLVIEEISGWANDINGSFIYGLILLFAAAIGFLLLYIFIYPLFKSRKDKQVNIPHGHALNINDIEKITYKRIGITVDFSKQDRNTIQHALLQGGKDATYDLIHIVETAVARYHGQLALDHETQSDADNLQKYCDNLAKLGYTAHPYIGFGSTAKSIAEISKKNKLELLVMGAHGHKGIKDLIFGTTVDSVRHKVSIPIFIVK
- a CDS encoding metal-dependent transcriptional regulator, with translation MKSNSFTEENYLKAIYHLSVDSAVAVQTNAIADGMHTKPASVTDMIKRLAEKQMVNYTRYQGVTLTDLGKKAAINVIRKHRLWEVFLVNKLNFKWDEVHDIAEQLEHVNSDILIDRLDQHLNFPRQDPHGDPIPDKNGKFEDISLIKLNKLQPGDKGMIVGVMEHSSPFLKHLEKIGLTLGTDITINDLTDFDGSVELLVSDKKLNISREVAKNILIKL
- a CDS encoding Lrp/AsnC family transcriptional regulator — its product is MAADLDKIDFKILKLLQENGRITNLLLSQEIGLSPAPTLERVRKLEMSGYIKSYHALVDEEKLGLGIKTFIQVQLDFHKNNTIQIFLDEVNVINEVTECHHVTGQADFLLKVYVNDIKSYERLIMDKISKISVVKTFQTMMIMSTTKKEPIVPLEY
- the ung gene encoding uracil-DNA glycosylase → MSAALEPGWLTILGNEFEKEYMKSLKSFLLEEKQKGYTVFPKGPDIFNAFNHTPFDNVKVIILGQDPYHGNGQAHGLSFSVQKGITTPPSLKNIYKELETDIPGFKIPVHGNLTKWADEGVLLLNATLTVRAHEAGSHQGKGWEIFTDRVIAELSARKTGLVFLLWGKYAQNKTALIDATKHTILKAAHPSPFSAYNGFFGSKHFSTANQKLTAQGITPIDWQID
- a CDS encoding DUF2892 domain-containing protein — its product is MPNVVRLIIAFTIFGASVALMIFGFWGWGILALFISILVGVTYFFNENMLLAQWYLRKDNMPKAEQFLKRITNYEKQLISFQQGYYNLLIGLIESRKAPMQSEKYFKKALSLGLHMDHNIAMAKLSLAGIAMGKRNKREAQMYLTEAKKADKNKLLADQIKQMKDQLGMLDKQQQVRYR
- the lysS gene encoding lysine--tRNA ligase yields the protein MSTSLSEQELLRRNSLNQLRELGINPYPAETFEINTTAADILANYEKEKTAYKTVSIAGRIMGRNIMGAASFAELQDSTGRIQVYLKRDELCPNEDKTLYNTVFKKLLDIGDFIGIQGFVFTTQTGEISIHVTEFKVLSKSLRPLPIVKRDDDGNVYDGFTNPELRYRQRYVDLTVNPDFKQIFIIRSKVINTMRNYFDSQGWMEVETPILQPIHGGAAARPFATHHNTLDMPLYLRIANELYLKRLIVAGFDGVYEFGKMFRNEGMDRTHNPEFTSMEIYVAYKDYIWMMGMVEECLEKIAVAIHGSPIVKVADHEINFEGPYEKLTMYESIHKYTGIDVSEMTEDQISETCKTLGIEIDNSMGRGKLIDELFSEKVEANLIQPTYITDYPLEMTPLAKKHRSKDGLVERFELFVLGKEIGNAYSELNDPIDQKERFEDQLKLAARGDDEAMAMDDDFIRALEYGMPPTSGLGIGIDRLVMLMTNQSTIQEVLFFPQMRPEKKAKITTDQDFIDSGVPEEWVQVVRKMGINTIEELKAANPNKVFNDLGGMRKKMKLDIVMPAKEDVMSWFS